GCCGCCGACCCGGCCTTGAGCTTGCGCCGCCAGTTGCAAAGCGAGCTCAGTGCAAGCCCACGCGAGGCGCAGAACGCTTCTTGGCTCTGACCGCTTTGCGCCCACTCCTCAATCAGCCGGCGCCAGTCCGACTCGCTGCGTCGGACGTAAC
This genomic window from Banduia mediterranea contains:
- the tnpA gene encoding IS66 family insertion sequence element accessory protein TnpA translates to YVRRSESDWRRLIEEWAQSGQSQEAFCASRGLALSSLCNWRRKLKAGSAASPESPPREAADFIELTAPVASDKESPAWDLELSLGEGTVLRLRCTHAHGR